Within Micromonospora narathiwatensis, the genomic segment ACCGACAGGCTGGGTGAGCTGAGCGCCGCAGGGGTGGCGATCTGGCTCGACGACCTTTCCCGGGTACGACTGAGCTCCGGCGGGCTGGATCAGCTGCGCCGGGAGAAGCACCTGGTCGGGGTCACCTCCAACCCGACCATCTTCGCCAAGGCGCTGAGCGCCGCCGACGAGTACGACTGGCAGCTCAAGGACCTGGCGATCCGTGGGGTGGACGTCGAAGAGGCGGTCCGCATGCTCACCACGTACGACGTGCGGTGGGCCTGTGACGTGATGCGCCCGGCGTACGACGCCGGCGCGGGAATCGACGGCCGGGTCTCCATCGAGGTGGACCCGCGGCTGGCCCACGAGACGGAGAAGACCGTCGCCGAGGCCGGGGCGCTGTGGTGGCTGATCGACCGGCCCAACCTGTTCATCAAGATCCCCGCCACCGAGGCGGGGCTGCCGGCGATCACCGCCACCCTGGCCCAGGGGATCAGCGTCAACGTCACCCTGATCTTCGGCCTGGACCGCTACTCGGAGGTCATGGAGGCGTTCCTGGCCGGCCTGGAGCAGGCGAAGGCGAACGGGCACGACCTGGCCAAGATCGGGTCGGTCGCGTCGTTCTTCGTCTCCCGGGTCGACAGCGAGGTGGACAAGAGACTTGATCGGATGGCCGGCGAGGCCGCGGACCCGGCAGGCAAAGAGCGTGCGCTGGGACTGAAGGGACGCGCCGCCATCGCCAACGCCCGGCTCGCGTACGAGCGCTACTGCGAGGTCTTCGCCTCCGACCGGTGGCAGGCCCTCGCCGACGCCGGCGCCCACCCGCAGCGCCCGCTCTGGGCCTCCACCTCGACCAAGAACCCCGACTACCGCGACGTCATGTACGTCGAGGACCTCATCGCCCCCGGCACGGTGAACACCATGCCGGAGGCGACCATCCACGCCTTCGCCGACCACGGCGAGGTGCGGGCCGACACCATCACCGGCTGCTTCGACGACGCCCGGAAGGTCTTCACCGACCTCAAGGCGGTCGGGGTGGACATGGCCGACGTGGTCGCCGTCCTCGAACGGGAGGGCGTGGAGAAGTTCGAGGCCAGTTGGGTGGAGCTGCTCGACGGGGTACGGAAGTCCCTCACCGAGGCGGCCCGGGGCGCCGGGATGCCGGGGCAGGCCGGGAGCAACGCGTGACGGACGGCGCCGGAAGCGTCCCGGGGCACCGCCCCGGGACGCCCCGCGCCGCGGTCGCCCACCCGGACCCGGGTGGCGCCGTCACCGACCTGCTGGCCGGCCCGGCGGACGCCGCCGCCGGGCTGGCCGTACGCGGCGCGGACGCGCTCGGCCGGGCCGCGCCGGTCCGCGACGCCCTGACCGCCCGGGACGTCCCCGCCCGGCTCGCCGCGAAGGACCCCACCCTCTGGGGGCCCGGGGCCGAGACCGGGGCGAAGGTACGCCTCGGCTGGGTGGACACCCACCGGCGCAGCCGGGAGCTGCTCCCCCAGCTCGCCGAGCTGACCGAGGAACTGGCCGACCTGGACCACGTGGTGCTCGCCGGGATGGGCGGCTCGTCGCTCGCCCCGGAGGTGATCGCCCGGGCCCTCGGCCGGCCGCTGACCGTGCTGGACACCACCGATCCCGGGCAGGTCCGGGCGGCGCTCGCCGACCGGCTGGAGCGGACCGTGGTGGTGCTCGCCAGCAAGTCCGGCTCGACGGTGGAGACGGACAGCCACCGGCGGGCGTACTGGCACGCGTTCCTCGACGCCGGGATGACCGAGGCGGAGGCCGCCCGGCACTTCGTGGTGGTCACCGACCCGGGTTCGCCGCTGGAGGCGGTCGCCGCCGAGATGGGCGTGGTCACCATCGTCGCCGACCCGGACGTGGGCGGCCGATACTCGGCGCTCACCGCGTTCGGCCTGGTCCCCACGGCGCTGGCCGGGGTCGCCGTGGCCGACCTGCTGGACGACGCCGACGCGCTGGCCGTATCGCTGGGCCGCGACCAGGACAACCCGGCCCTGGCGCTCGGGGTCGCGCTCGGCGCGGCGGCCACCACCGGCCGGGACACGGTCGCCCTGGTGGCCGACGGCACCGGCGCCGAGACGCTGGGCGACTGGGCCGAGCAGTTGCTGGCCGAGTCGACCGGCAAGGCCGGCCTGGGGATCCTGCCCGTCGTGGTCGAGTCGCCGGACGCACCCGGCGCCACCGGCCCGGGCGTCCTCACCGTGAGCCACGGCGGGGCCCTCGCCCCGGGCGTGGCGCCGCTCGACGCCGGCGTCGCCGACGTGGCGGTCAACGGTCCCCTCGGCGCCCAGTTCCTGGCCTGGGAGTACGCCACCGCGATCGCCGCGGCGGTGCTGGGCGTCGACCCGTTCGACCAGCCGGACGTCGCCGAGAGCAAGGAACACACCGCCCGTATCCTCGCCACCGGCCCGACGGCGGAGACACCGTCGTTCTCCGAGGGCGCCGTCGAGGTGTACGCCCCGGCCGGCGCCCCCGGCGACCTGGCCGGCGTGCTGCGCTGGCTGCTCGACGGGCTCACCGACGACGGCTACCTGGCGGTGACCGCGTACCTCGACCGACACGCCGACGCGGCGGTGGCCGGGCTGCGCCCGCCGCTGGCCGGGGCGACCGGGCGACCGGTCACCTTCGGCTGGGGGCCCCGGTCGCTGCACTCGACCGGCCAGTACCACAAGGGCGGCCCGCCGGTCGGCCACCACCTCCAGGTGACCGGCGCGGTCACCGACGATCTGCCGGTGCCCGGCCGCCCGTACACCTTCGGGGAACTTCAGGCGGCGCAGGCGGCCGGCGACCGGCAGGCGCTGGCCGACCGGGGGCGGCCGGTGCTACGCCTGCACCTGACCGAGCGGGCGGCGGGCGTCGCCCAGCTGCTGGATGCTGCCGGACGGACACGGACGTGACGATGATTGACGTGACATCAGCGGAGCGAGGAGGCAGCGTGAGCGCGAGGAGTGAGCCGGTCTTGCGAGCCCCGCAGCCACGAACTGAGGTGGCCCGGTGAACCCGCTGCGCGACCCTCAGGACCGACGGCTGCCGCGGATCCCGGAGCCGTGCGCTCTGGTGATCTTCGGGGTGACCGGTGACCTGGCCCGCAAGAAGCTCCTACCGGCGGTCTACGACCTGGCGAACCGGGGGCTGCTGCCGCCCGGTTTCGTGGTCCTTGGCTTCGCCCGGCGGGACTGGGGCGACGGCGACTTCGAGTCGCTGGCGTACGAGGCGGCGAAGAAGCACGCCCGCACCCCGTGGCGGGAGGAGGTCTGGGCGCGGCTGGCCGGCCACATCAAGTTCGTCGGCGGCTCGTTCGACGACGACGCCGCGTTCGACCAGCTCGCCACCACCCTCGACGAGCTGCGCGACACCCAGGGCATCCCCGGCAACGCCGCCTTCTACTTCTCCATCCCCCCGGCGGCCTTTCCCGTGGTGCTCAAGCAGCTCGCCCGCACCGGCATGGCCGACAACGCCAAGTCCGGCGGCTGGCGCCGGGTGGTGGTGGAGAAGCCGTTCGGCAACGACCTGCCCTCCGCCAAGTCGCTCAACGACCTGGTCGACGACGTCTTCACCCGCAAGGACGTCTTCCGCATCGACCACTACCTGGGCAAGGAGACCGTCCAGAACAT encodes:
- the tal gene encoding transaldolase, translating into MTDRLGELSAAGVAIWLDDLSRVRLSSGGLDQLRREKHLVGVTSNPTIFAKALSAADEYDWQLKDLAIRGVDVEEAVRMLTTYDVRWACDVMRPAYDAGAGIDGRVSIEVDPRLAHETEKTVAEAGALWWLIDRPNLFIKIPATEAGLPAITATLAQGISVNVTLIFGLDRYSEVMEAFLAGLEQAKANGHDLAKIGSVASFFVSRVDSEVDKRLDRMAGEAADPAGKERALGLKGRAAIANARLAYERYCEVFASDRWQALADAGAHPQRPLWASTSTKNPDYRDVMYVEDLIAPGTVNTMPEATIHAFADHGEVRADTITGCFDDARKVFTDLKAVGVDMADVVAVLEREGVEKFEASWVELLDGVRKSLTEAARGAGMPGQAGSNA
- a CDS encoding glucose-6-phosphate isomerase, giving the protein MLAGPADAAAGLAVRGADALGRAAPVRDALTARDVPARLAAKDPTLWGPGAETGAKVRLGWVDTHRRSRELLPQLAELTEELADLDHVVLAGMGGSSLAPEVIARALGRPLTVLDTTDPGQVRAALADRLERTVVVLASKSGSTVETDSHRRAYWHAFLDAGMTEAEAARHFVVVTDPGSPLEAVAAEMGVVTIVADPDVGGRYSALTAFGLVPTALAGVAVADLLDDADALAVSLGRDQDNPALALGVALGAAATTGRDTVALVADGTGAETLGDWAEQLLAESTGKAGLGILPVVVESPDAPGATGPGVLTVSHGGALAPGVAPLDAGVADVAVNGPLGAQFLAWEYATAIAAAVLGVDPFDQPDVAESKEHTARILATGPTAETPSFSEGAVEVYAPAGAPGDLAGVLRWLLDGLTDDGYLAVTAYLDRHADAAVAGLRPPLAGATGRPVTFGWGPRSLHSTGQYHKGGPPVGHHLQVTGAVTDDLPVPGRPYTFGELQAAQAAGDRQALADRGRPVLRLHLTERAAGVAQLLDAAGRTRT